The Paenibacillus uliginis N3/975 genome has a window encoding:
- a CDS encoding DEAD/DEAH box helicase: protein MSEKHFTDYQLSEEIGRALNSLGYETPTQVQTEVIPVALEKKDLVVKSQTGSGKTAAYGIPLCELVDWNENKPQALILTPTRELALQVNEDITNIGRFKRIKATPLFGKHPFHIQKAELKQRTHIAVGTPGRVLDHIERGTLSLERIAYLVIDEADEMLNMGFIEQVQSIIQALPRDRVTMLFSATFPEDVAKLSRKYMDNPAQIEIQASGITTATIEHALIQVMEADKLALLEDLLIVESPDSCIVFCRTQEHVDKLFREMADLGYSCDRIHGGMEQEERFEVMHAFRRGQFRYLIATDVAARGIDISNITHVINYDIPLEKESYVHRTGRTGRAGKTGKAITLVTPKDFKRLAEIEAYIGFAIPKVKAPSEEEVDRHRKDFEQKQNIKPELKKDKREQLNKQIMKLNFNGGKKKKLRAVDFVGTIAKLDGVTADDIGIITILDFVTDVEILNGKGPLVLEKMKNTTVKGKLLKVRKGNK, encoded by the coding sequence ATGAGTGAGAAGCATTTTACAGATTACCAATTAAGTGAAGAGATTGGGAGAGCGCTCAATAGTTTGGGTTATGAGACACCGACACAGGTTCAGACAGAGGTCATTCCTGTTGCGCTTGAGAAGAAGGATCTTGTTGTCAAATCGCAAACAGGCAGCGGCAAAACAGCTGCTTATGGCATCCCGCTCTGCGAGCTAGTGGATTGGAATGAAAATAAGCCGCAAGCATTAATTCTAACGCCAACCCGTGAACTCGCGTTACAGGTCAACGAAGACATAACGAATATTGGACGCTTTAAGCGGATCAAGGCGACACCTCTTTTTGGGAAACATCCTTTTCATATCCAAAAGGCCGAGTTAAAACAAAGAACGCATATCGCAGTAGGTACGCCTGGACGTGTGCTGGACCATATTGAACGCGGCACGCTATCGCTAGAGCGGATTGCCTATCTCGTTATCGATGAAGCTGATGAGATGCTGAATATGGGCTTTATTGAGCAAGTTCAGTCGATCATTCAAGCGCTGCCTCGTGACAGGGTTACCATGTTATTCTCCGCTACGTTTCCTGAGGATGTGGCCAAGCTGTCACGCAAATATATGGACAATCCTGCCCAAATTGAGATCCAAGCGAGCGGTATAACAACGGCCACGATTGAACACGCTCTTATTCAGGTGATGGAGGCAGATAAGCTGGCACTGCTTGAAGATCTACTCATTGTTGAAAGTCCTGACAGCTGCATTGTTTTCTGCCGTACGCAAGAGCATGTGGATAAACTATTCAGAGAAATGGCTGATCTCGGTTACTCATGTGATCGTATTCATGGTGGGATGGAGCAGGAAGAGCGATTCGAGGTCATGCATGCGTTCAGAAGGGGACAATTCCGTTACTTGATTGCAACAGATGTAGCCGCTAGGGGTATCGATATCTCGAATATTACCCATGTTATTAATTACGATATTCCACTTGAGAAAGAAAGCTATGTTCATCGCACGGGACGTACAGGTCGTGCAGGCAAGACGGGTAAAGCGATTACCCTCGTCACGCCGAAGGATTTCAAGCGATTAGCCGAAATTGAGGCGTATATTGGATTCGCGATTCCGAAAGTAAAAGCTCCCTCCGAAGAGGAAGTTGACCGCCATAGAAAAGATTTTGAACAGAAACAAAATATTAAGCCTGAACTGAAAAAAGATAAGCGCGAGCAATTAAACAAGCAAATCATGAAGCTTAACTTCAATGGCGGCAAGAAGAAAAAACTTAGAGCCGTGGACTTTGTCGGGACAATCGCTAAGCTTGACGGGGTAACCGCAGACGATATTGGGATTATTACGATCCTCGATTTTGTGACAGATGTTGAAATTTTGAACGGCAAAGGACCGCTTGTGCTTGAAAAGATGAAAAACACGACAGTAAAAGGCAAGCTGTTAAAGGTGCGCAAAGGGAATAAATAA
- a CDS encoding M56 family metallopeptidase, with amino-acid sequence MNITESLFSWFVASTLMASAAAAVVLVVQHLFRRRIHARLRHALWLIVLLRLMLPVLPQSPISLFNAVPTLTDIKNAVFGLSFQLDKPTAKSENSLKENTYQPNYTTNEVEKNTVFQPLMTMKDTEEHAEAGIERESHPAVRVLAVVWLTGAAVLLGNNLIYRLRFQRKQKHLSPVDSVAILKVAEQCRILFSIKRPVAIYADPSAQSPYITGVFRPAVYLPKSLISEAVNEQLLKHVIAHELAHYTRKDTIWNMVGSLVFAVHWMNPFVWFMLRQMKADRELACDACVLEALGEEEAVPYGMTIIGFLRRYAAGRSQAHLLYFKGSNGQKEMVRRIRMIQSFKKGSYKFSMMAVILVLLIGTATLTNARASEAGASAWVHAEDGRNEMLFPNEEFRVYDNLEKGAKVAPFTFKVPSLLPEGYGFSDLGIRLNDSPPSVSLRYVKAKISKSGGNFSLSIKPGADLQKQYEQIFEIEQDGTDQEDSGKVIEKESLSLAGIDEGYKITIRMTTWKGQPERYYYIWKDQGISYELSSYILSSNEMEQIIASMKFPDAKVNQLHVDNDYHGKILTYLYDTEDIRRAQELVGFKAAFPRKLPGDFAASGSYVSRKANFNHVENDEDSMRKLLQVSYSRGDHKQKNKADSGIRSVAFKQMLNGDMYQEMKKNGQVSFTRIDGERNNVKLKAITIQGKEVLRTEPYKVDGKLSSSDEINLVSYFWLDGKVCYQAVFSGQGPEEQKIVQYLMKPDR; translated from the coding sequence ATGAATATAACTGAAAGCCTCTTCAGTTGGTTTGTTGCCTCGACGCTGATGGCAAGCGCAGCCGCAGCCGTGGTGCTGGTAGTTCAGCATCTGTTTCGCAGACGTATCCATGCGCGTTTGAGGCATGCGTTATGGCTGATTGTACTGTTGAGGCTCATGCTGCCGGTGCTGCCGCAAAGTCCGATAAGCTTGTTTAATGCAGTACCAACGTTGACAGACATAAAAAATGCCGTTTTTGGGCTTTCGTTTCAGCTGGACAAGCCTACTGCGAAATCCGAAAACAGCCTAAAAGAAAACACATATCAACCAAATTATACAACGAATGAAGTTGAAAAGAATACTGTTTTTCAGCCTCTTATGACCATGAAGGATACGGAAGAACATGCCGAAGCGGGCATAGAGAGAGAAAGCCATCCGGCTGTTCGCGTACTGGCTGTAGTTTGGCTGACGGGTGCGGCCGTCTTGCTCGGAAATAACCTGATCTACCGGCTGCGATTCCAAAGAAAGCAAAAACATCTCAGTCCCGTCGACAGTGTTGCAATATTGAAGGTTGCGGAACAATGCCGAATCTTATTTTCCATTAAACGCCCTGTGGCGATTTACGCGGATCCATCCGCTCAGAGTCCGTATATTACTGGAGTTTTCCGCCCAGCGGTTTATTTGCCGAAATCGCTTATTTCAGAAGCAGTCAATGAACAGCTGCTCAAGCATGTGATCGCGCATGAGCTGGCCCACTACACACGAAAGGATACGATCTGGAATATGGTCGGCAGTCTCGTGTTTGCCGTTCACTGGATGAATCCATTCGTGTGGTTCATGCTGCGGCAGATGAAAGCCGACCGGGAGCTGGCCTGTGATGCCTGTGTCCTGGAGGCGCTTGGGGAAGAGGAGGCTGTGCCTTACGGCATGACGATTATCGGATTTCTGAGACGGTATGCTGCGGGAAGAAGCCAGGCGCATCTTCTTTATTTCAAAGGTTCGAACGGACAAAAAGAGATGGTGAGGAGAATTAGAATGATACAATCTTTTAAAAAGGGTTCTTATAAATTTTCAATGATGGCGGTCATTCTCGTACTCTTGATCGGTACGGCAACGCTGACCAATGCGCGAGCATCTGAAGCGGGAGCTTCCGCTTGGGTTCATGCCGAAGACGGCAGGAATGAAATGCTGTTTCCGAATGAAGAATTTCGGGTATATGATAATCTTGAAAAAGGGGCGAAGGTGGCACCGTTTACATTTAAAGTTCCATCCTTGCTGCCAGAGGGATATGGCTTTAGTGATTTAGGCATTCGGCTTAATGATTCCCCCCCGAGTGTCAGTCTACGGTACGTTAAGGCTAAAATAAGCAAAAGTGGCGGCAACTTCAGCTTGAGCATCAAGCCTGGCGCTGATCTCCAGAAACAATATGAGCAGATTTTCGAAATCGAGCAAGATGGAACCGATCAGGAGGATAGCGGGAAAGTTATAGAGAAAGAATCCCTATCCTTAGCCGGCATAGATGAAGGCTATAAAATTACGATTCGCATGACCACCTGGAAGGGACAGCCGGAAAGATATTATTATATCTGGAAGGATCAAGGCATAAGCTATGAATTAAGCTCCTACATCTTGTCCAGCAATGAAATGGAGCAAATCATCGCTTCCATGAAATTTCCCGATGCGAAGGTGAACCAACTTCATGTAGATAATGATTATCATGGGAAAATCCTGACCTATTTGTATGACACCGAGGATATCCGGCGCGCTCAGGAACTGGTTGGTTTTAAAGCCGCTTTTCCGCGAAAGCTGCCCGGGGATTTTGCCGCCAGCGGTTCCTATGTTTCCCGTAAAGCGAATTTCAATCATGTGGAAAATGATGAGGATTCCATGCGCAAGCTGCTTCAGGTTTCTTATAGCCGAGGCGATCACAAGCAGAAAAATAAAGCTGATTCCGGTATCCGAAGCGTTGCGTTTAAGCAGATGTTAAACGGGGATATGTATCAGGAGATGAAAAAGAACGGCCAGGTTTCTTTTACGAGAATTGACGGCGAACGGAATAATGTCAAGCTCAAAGCCATAACCATTCAGGGGAAGGAAGTACTACGTACAGAGCCATACAAAGTGGATGGTAAGCTAAGCAGTTCCGATGAAATCAATCTGGTGAGCTATTTCTGGTTGGATGGCAAGGTTTGTTATCAAGCCGTTTTCAGCGGCCAAGGGCCGGAGGAACAGAAAATTGTTCAGTATTTAATGAAGCCGGACCGGTAA
- a CDS encoding LacI family DNA-binding transcriptional regulator: MAATIKDIARVAGVSIATVSRVINNLGGYNEETEKKVLAVAKALEYRKNENARSLVQKSTKTIGVIMPEVTTAFYGDIIKGIEDVSYEHGYSVILTHAGMSGARIHESMNLMGERRVDGLIIVSVELHEAEIESLSSLGILFILLSTKTNREDTPYIKVDDFSAAYTAVNYLIENNHRIIGMAGANPDDSIAGSPRINGYIQALQDHSIKVDLNLIKAGDFSFESGKKAMQEFIEHHAEVTAVFCASDEAALGIISTCFENDLQVPKDISVVGYDNSKVSHMSIPPLTTVAQPLYEMGREGCLSLIASIQNKIKIESKVIPHELVIRKSVKKLS, from the coding sequence ATGGCGGCTACTATTAAGGACATTGCACGGGTTGCGGGTGTTTCCATAGCGACTGTTTCAAGGGTGATTAACAATCTTGGCGGATACAATGAGGAAACCGAGAAAAAAGTTCTGGCCGTTGCCAAAGCATTAGAATATAGAAAAAATGAAAATGCTAGAAGTTTGGTGCAGAAGTCGACTAAGACAATCGGTGTAATTATGCCAGAGGTCACTACAGCATTTTATGGTGACATTATAAAAGGGATAGAGGATGTTTCTTACGAGCATGGGTACAGTGTTATATTAACTCATGCCGGTATGAGTGGTGCCCGAATCCATGAGAGTATGAATCTGATGGGCGAACGAAGAGTAGATGGGCTCATTATTGTTTCTGTTGAACTCCACGAGGCAGAGATCGAATCTTTGTCATCTCTGGGTATACTCTTTATCTTGCTCTCTACCAAAACCAATCGAGAAGATACGCCTTATATTAAAGTTGATGATTTTAGTGCGGCGTATACAGCAGTCAATTATCTTATTGAGAATAACCATCGAATCATAGGTATGGCAGGGGCTAATCCTGATGATTCTATAGCGGGTTCCCCAAGAATTAATGGCTATATTCAAGCACTGCAAGATCATAGCATAAAGGTAGACTTAAATCTTATTAAGGCAGGGGATTTTAGCTTTGAATCAGGAAAAAAAGCCATGCAGGAGTTTATTGAACATCATGCAGAGGTTACGGCTGTGTTCTGCGCAAGTGATGAGGCTGCATTAGGTATCATTTCGACTTGTTTTGAAAATGACCTTCAAGTACCAAAGGATATTTCAGTCGTTGGCTATGATAATTCCAAGGTTTCACATATGTCGATTCCTCCCCTTACAACAGTAGCACAGCCTTTATACGAAATGGGGAGAGAAGGCTGCTTGAGCTTGATTGCCTCTATCCAAAATAAAATCAAGATTGAGTCCAAAGTTATTCCACATGAATTAGTTATACGCAAGTCAGTAAAAAAATTATCTTAA